The Cetobacterium sp. ZOR0034 genome segment TAAGGAGATAATACTCTTTTTTATTTTGAAAATCAACCTTTTTTTGAAAAAAATATTTCGAATTTTTATTCAATTTAGATTTTTCTAATCTCTCCAAACAACATCTTTCACATCAAACCATTTCTCTAGTGTAGGTACTTTTAAAGCATTATATATCGGATTTATAATTACCATTGGTTCGTGATCTTCTGAAACTCCTTCTATTCTTAAATACTCTCCACTAGATACATATTGAGTCACAGTCAACTCTTTTCCTTTTCCAGTATGTATTACTTTTCCATTTTTTATGACTTTCCACATTAAACTTTGTGAAGAAAATACTTTAATTAAAACTTCACCGTCTACTTCATCTCCTGGATAAATAACATCTCCATCATTTTCCATCCTCAATTTTATCTCTCCCACTCTAGAGATGTATGTTCTTCCCTTTTTTAAATTTTCCAAAATATTTTTAGTTGAATACTTTTCTAATCTAATATAATTTAATGGATCACCTAAAGTTATTCCATGATTATCACTTCCAGCGACTGCAAATATTTTATGTCCATCTTTCCACAACATATCTAAGGCCTCTAAAGCTTTTTTATCGTAGTATGAATTTCTATCGAGTGACGTTGGTGAATTTATAACTTCTATAAAATCTAAATCTTTTAAATCTATATTATAAAATAATCCTAAACACATCTTTGAACTATTATGAAATGGATGATTTAATGAGATATATCCTCCCTGTTTTTTTACTTCTGCAAATATTTTTTTCAGAGATTCCTCTCTCTTTTCGTTCTCCTCTATAAAATCATAATAATCTATAAATTGTCTCAATCCAAAAAGATTAAAGTGACCTAAGTCATCTAACGTTAATTCTGTTGAAGGAATAATTGGTTTATCTAAATCAGGATATTTAGTCAATATACTGTTATGCTCTGTCGGAAATATAAAATCTATGCCCTTTTCTAAAATCTCTTTTTTTAAATCTTTTAATGTTATACTTCCATCAGAAACTGTTGTATGATTATGTAACTCTCCTGCATACCACTCTTTTATGTCTGGATAATGCTCTTTTAAACTAATCTTTTTCATATTTTCTTTTTTTATTAAATTTCCATTTTCAACTGCAACTTCAAGTTCAAACTCAGACTCAACCAAATATGGTTTTAGTAGTTTTATCTTCCATTCTCCTGGTGGAATATCTCCAGGAATACAACAATTTGATGTACTCTCCCAATGTGTAGTCACATAATATTTCTTTTTAAAAGTTTTAAAAGATGTCAAAACTCTTGTTCTTCCTTCACTATCTTCTAAAGATATCAAAACATGTTGAAATGGTCCTTTAGTCAAATTTAGTGATATTCTATTTGTTCCCTCTGGAATTTCAAATTTATATTCTAATTTTTCAACTTTTTTATTATTATCAAATTTCCCCTTAAATATCATATGTTTTCTCCTCCTAGTGTTATCATAAAATTATTGTAACAAAATGATGTTAAAATAAAATTAACTTCTCGTAAATTTAGAGTTAATTTGATATATCCCTTCCAGTTTTGTTATTAAAAAAATTAATGATAGGATTGCTGAAGCCTTGAGTATTTTAAGCTCATACACATTTTTAAATAGAACAAAAATTTCCATTTTTGTGATTTTTATGTTATAATATTCACAGATGATTTTTTTACGAGAGGTGATTTTTATTGAAGTTTAGATTTATCGCATTATTTTTTCTTTTAACAATTTGTGTTTTCTCTCAAGAGAACAACTCTTCAAGCAAAATAAAAACTTACATAGAAAAACATACTAAAACTCAAGCAACTGCTACTAATATATATAATAGTATTATGGAACACTCAAACAGTCATGATGTTGAACCTGAATTGATTGCTGCAATCATAAAAGTTGAAAGTGATTTTAAGCAAAGTACTGTATCACATGTTGGTGCAACTGGACTTATGCAACTTATGCCTAAAACTGCTAAACTTATGAAGGTAAATCCAAATAATATCAATTCAAATATAAAAGGAGGAACTAAGTATATTGCTTGGTGTCTAGAACAAAATAAGAATAATCTTACTTTAGCTTTAGCATCATATAATGCTGGTATTGGAAATGTTAAGAAATATAACGGCATTCCTCCGTTCAAAGAAACTCAAAACTATGTAAAAAGAGTGATGAAAGAATATAACTATTTGAAAGCATAAAAACTTAAAATATTAAAAGAAAAAATACAAACAAAAAGAAAAAACTGGTCGAATATAAATTTGACCAGTTTTTTCTTTTTGTACTAATTTCTCTTAATTCTCCACATATGCTTTTTTAAAGAAATATCCACCTAATGGTGATTTAAT includes the following:
- a CDS encoding CehA/McbA family metallohydrolase, producing MIFKGKFDNNKKVEKLEYKFEIPEGTNRISLNLTKGPFQHVLISLEDSEGRTRVLTSFKTFKKKYYVTTHWESTSNCCIPGDIPPGEWKIKLLKPYLVESEFELEVAVENGNLIKKENMKKISLKEHYPDIKEWYAGELHNHTTVSDGSITLKDLKKEILEKGIDFIFPTEHNSILTKYPDLDKPIIPSTELTLDDLGHFNLFGLRQFIDYYDFIEENEKREESLKKIFAEVKKQGGYISLNHPFHNSSKMCLGLFYNIDLKDLDFIEVINSPTSLDRNSYYDKKALEALDMLWKDGHKIFAVAGSDNHGITLGDPLNYIRLEKYSTKNILENLKKGRTYISRVGEIKLRMENDGDVIYPGDEVDGEVLIKVFSSQSLMWKVIKNGKVIHTGKGKELTVTQYVSSGEYLRIEGVSEDHEPMVIINPIYNALKVPTLEKWFDVKDVVWRD
- a CDS encoding lytic transglycosylase domain-containing protein gives rise to the protein MKFRFIALFFLLTICVFSQENNSSSKIKTYIEKHTKTQATATNIYNSIMEHSNSHDVEPELIAAIIKVESDFKQSTVSHVGATGLMQLMPKTAKLMKVNPNNINSNIKGGTKYIAWCLEQNKNNLTLALASYNAGIGNVKKYNGIPPFKETQNYVKRVMKEYNYLKA